The following are encoded together in the bacterium genome:
- a CDS encoding SGNH/GDSL hydrolase family protein, which translates to MLRRVGLIAFGVLLAGVALEIVLRVSDAVPEVGSPLFAFHDDDPSLGWRGKPDVQLRFRRPEFATPVRLDAEGWRQPEPARPAVAAQRVLVLGDSFAWGWGVGQGEVFTDLLQAALSPGVAVYNRGVIGFGTAQEYLLLRRELAARAYDAVVLLFFINDLADNIDGKEGHRPYFELVDGDLRPRNQPAAARGNPLERFVEEHSRAYRFLEVQLGTLKRRFAGEANDERGYRDAPAVDFHDLPGYAVTARLLAAMQRLTREHGARFWLVYVPQRSELELEAPFPYVRAVHAMVDDIARREGIAMLDLSQPFRERTAAGERLIYAVDAHWTSAGHRLAADVLLASPIFHAPAHPGERGTDQ; encoded by the coding sequence GTGCTTCGACGCGTAGGACTGATCGCGTTCGGCGTGCTCCTGGCCGGCGTCGCGCTGGAGATCGTGCTGCGCGTCTCGGATGCCGTGCCCGAAGTCGGCAGCCCGCTCTTCGCCTTTCACGACGACGATCCGAGCCTCGGCTGGAGGGGCAAGCCCGACGTCCAGTTGCGCTTCCGCCGACCGGAGTTCGCCACGCCCGTGCGGCTCGACGCCGAGGGGTGGCGCCAGCCGGAGCCAGCGCGACCCGCGGTGGCGGCGCAGCGGGTCCTGGTGCTGGGCGACTCTTTCGCCTGGGGCTGGGGCGTCGGCCAGGGCGAGGTGTTCACGGACCTGCTGCAGGCCGCTCTGTCGCCGGGCGTCGCGGTGTACAACCGCGGCGTCATCGGTTTCGGCACCGCGCAGGAGTATCTGTTGCTGCGGCGCGAGCTCGCCGCGCGCGCCTACGATGCGGTGGTGCTGCTGTTTTTCATCAACGATCTGGCGGACAACATCGACGGGAAGGAGGGCCACCGGCCCTACTTCGAGCTGGTCGACGGCGATCTGCGTCCGCGCAACCAGCCCGCCGCGGCGCGGGGCAACCCGCTGGAGCGATTCGTCGAGGAGCACAGCCGCGCCTACCGCTTCCTCGAGGTCCAACTGGGCACGCTGAAGCGCCGTTTTGCCGGCGAGGCGAACGACGAGCGCGGCTACCGGGACGCGCCGGCGGTCGACTTCCACGACCTGCCGGGCTACGCCGTGACCGCGCGCCTGCTCGCCGCGATGCAGCGCCTGACGCGCGAGCACGGGGCGCGCTTCTGGCTCGTCTACGTCCCGCAGCGCAGCGAGCTCGAGCTCGAGGCGCCGTTCCCGTACGTCCGCGCCGTGCACGCGATGGTCGACGACATCGCGCGGCGCGAAGGCATCGCGATGCTCGATCTGTCGCAGCCGTTCCGCGAACGGACCGCGGCCGGCGAACGGCTCATCTACGCGGTCGACGCGCACTGGACGTCGGCCGGACATCGCCTCGCCGCCGATGTCCTCCTGGCGTCCCCGATCTTCCACGCGCCCGCCCATCCGGGCGAGCGCGGAACGGACCAGTGA
- a CDS encoding SDR family oxidoreductase — MSRFTGRMAVVTGAGSGLGRATAARLAQEGAAAACLDLALDAAGESAEQIRAAGGTARAYQVDVADPASVREAVGAATRDLGPPRVLVTCAGIGRFANSHEMPFADWSRIIGVNLTGTFLLAQAVLPAMLEHGGNIVTIASNAGLMGQPYSAAYCASKGGVIQLTRALADEYLFTRKVRVNCVAPGGMKTPLQSSFHQLPDGADATRLAKLRTPLGTASTEEVAALIAFVASDEGRYMSGSIVSIDGGLTI, encoded by the coding sequence ATGAGTCGTTTCACAGGACGGATGGCCGTCGTCACCGGCGCCGGCTCGGGCCTCGGCCGCGCCACGGCGGCGCGGCTCGCACAGGAGGGGGCGGCGGCGGCCTGTCTCGATCTCGCGCTCGACGCCGCCGGCGAGAGCGCGGAGCAGATCCGCGCCGCCGGCGGCACGGCGCGGGCCTACCAGGTCGACGTCGCCGACCCCGCCTCGGTGCGCGAGGCGGTGGGCGCGGCGACCCGCGATCTCGGCCCGCCGCGGGTCCTCGTCACCTGCGCCGGCATCGGCCGCTTCGCCAACTCGCACGAGATGCCGTTCGCCGACTGGTCGCGGATCATCGGCGTCAACCTGACGGGCACCTTCCTGCTGGCGCAGGCGGTGCTGCCGGCGATGCTCGAGCACGGCGGCAACATCGTCACCATCGCCTCCAACGCCGGCCTGATGGGCCAGCCCTACAGCGCCGCGTACTGCGCCTCGAAGGGCGGCGTCATCCAACTCACCCGGGCGCTCGCCGACGAGTACCTCTTCACCCGCAAGGTGCGCGTGAACTGCGTCGCGCCCGGCGGCATGAAGACGCCGCTGCAGAGCAGCTTCCACCAACTGCCCGACGGCGCCGACGCCACCCGCCTGGCCAAGCTGCGCACCCCGCTCGGCACCGCCAGCACCGAGGAGGTGGCGGCGCTGATCGCCTTCGTCGCCTCCGACGAGGGCCGCTACATGAGCGGCTCGATCGTCTCGATCGACGGCGGACTCACCATCTAG
- a CDS encoding DDE-type integrase/transposase/recombinase, with product MRPADGDRVAWAGAEAPAHGVHSADVVLNWMDFMGDSLADGRTFRTFNLVDDFSREAPAIVVDHSLPGERIVREIDAVVAECDVPGMIVIDNGPEFAGKALDAWAYRHGVKLNFIRPGKPTENARDLLPASDAADAVILHLWQAVQIVIDLGLSACLRFNLGTPDSYGDAFRRLAGAGLLDQNLAARLTRAAGGSRV from the coding sequence GTGCGCCCTGCCGACGGAGACCGTGTCGCGTGGGCGGGCGCCGAGGCGCCCGCCCACGGCGTCCACTCCGCCGATGTCGTCCTCAACTGGATGGACTTCATGGGCGACAGCTTGGCCGATGGACGCACCTTCCGTACCTTCAATCTCGTCGATGATTTCTCGCGGGAAGCGCCAGCGATCGTGGTGGATCATTCGCTGCCCGGCGAGCGGATCGTGCGCGAGATCGACGCTGTCGTCGCCGAGTGCGACGTGCCGGGAATGATCGTGATCGACAATGGGCCGGAGTTCGCCGGCAAGGCGCTCGACGCCTGGGCGTACCGCCACGGGGTGAAGCTGAACTTCATCCGGCCCGGCAAGCCGACCGAGAACGCCAGGGATCTTCTCCCGGCGAGCGACGCCGCCGATGCGGTCATCCTGCACCTGTGGCAGGCCGTCCAGATCGTGATCGACCTCGGATTGTCGGCGTGCCTGCGCTTCAACCTCGGCACGCCTGACAGTTACGGCGACGCTTTTCGGCGCCTCGCCGGCGCGGGCCTGCTGGACCAGAATCTGGCTGCCCGGCTCACCCGCGCCGCCGGCGGATCGCGCGTATGA
- a CDS encoding tetratricopeptide repeat protein, translating into MAGTTRAAGRRPARAPASPARGPAPRSRRPPRRGVDWRTLAGAALIAVVSFVIYAPALRGPFVFDDILLVSDNPLLKLADGPYRFWFTTQAVDYWPVTNTCFWIEWRLWGADPTGYHLTGLLLHIAIALLVWRVLAVLAVPGAFLAALLFTAHPVNVETIAWIAQRKSQLAALFALLATLAFLHAERPPPLSGASRPVWNRWYWLALGSGALAMLSKISAAVLPPALLLIVWWKRPLTRRDLARVAPLFALVAALLAVNLWFRSRGIAMGPAPSSAGPLERVLGAAGVVWFYLGKAVLPRDLALMYPDWHVDAAAIGWWLALAGAVLVTAVLWWYRQRGTRSLLFAWLFFGGTLFPVMGFTDVGVGQHIVVADHYQHLALIAVVAVVAAALAGWRSRLPTARQWLPPAVGIAVAGVLAVLAWQQSALYGDGVTLYEDTLRKNPDAWAAHNNLGSLLFDAGRLAEAEAHFRRALDLNPNYAEAHDNLANVLQRTERNADAIAHYQRALAIRPAYPLAHNNLAVALIGTGDLDGAIEHFQRALALKPDYQSARDNLALAQALKQAAESGQPAPVPGAVP; encoded by the coding sequence ATGGCAGGCACGACGCGGGCGGCAGGACGGCGTCCGGCGCGCGCGCCGGCATCTCCAGCGCGCGGCCCGGCGCCGCGATCGCGCCGGCCGCCGCGCCGGGGCGTCGACTGGCGCACGCTCGCCGGCGCGGCGCTGATCGCGGTCGTCTCGTTCGTCATCTACGCGCCCGCCCTGCGCGGTCCGTTCGTGTTCGACGACATCCTGCTGGTGTCGGACAACCCGCTGCTCAAGCTGGCGGACGGCCCCTACCGTTTCTGGTTCACCACCCAGGCGGTCGACTACTGGCCGGTGACCAACACCTGCTTCTGGATCGAGTGGCGGCTGTGGGGCGCCGATCCCACCGGCTATCACCTCACCGGGCTGCTGCTGCACATCGCCATCGCGCTGCTCGTCTGGCGCGTCCTCGCCGTCCTGGCGGTGCCCGGCGCGTTCCTGGCCGCGCTGCTGTTCACCGCCCACCCGGTGAACGTCGAGACCATCGCCTGGATCGCGCAGCGCAAGAGCCAGCTCGCAGCGCTCTTCGCGCTCCTGGCGACGCTGGCCTTCCTCCACGCCGAACGGCCGCCGCCGCTGTCGGGCGCCTCGCGCCCGGTGTGGAACCGCTGGTACTGGCTCGCCCTGGGGTCGGGCGCCCTGGCGATGCTGAGCAAGATCTCGGCGGCCGTCCTGCCGCCGGCGCTGCTGCTGATCGTCTGGTGGAAGCGACCCCTGACGCGGCGCGACCTGGCGCGCGTCGCGCCCTTGTTCGCCCTCGTCGCGGCGCTGCTCGCCGTCAATCTCTGGTTCCGCAGCCGCGGCATCGCCATGGGGCCGGCACCGAGCAGCGCCGGCCCGCTCGAGCGCGTCCTCGGCGCCGCCGGCGTGGTGTGGTTCTACCTCGGCAAGGCGGTGCTGCCGCGCGATCTGGCGCTCATGTATCCGGACTGGCACGTCGACGCCGCCGCGATCGGCTGGTGGCTGGCGCTGGCCGGGGCGGTGCTCGTCACCGCGGTGCTGTGGTGGTACCGGCAGCGTGGGACGCGTTCGCTGCTGTTCGCCTGGCTGTTCTTCGGCGGCACGCTGTTTCCGGTCATGGGCTTCACCGACGTCGGCGTCGGCCAGCACATCGTCGTCGCCGATCACTACCAGCACCTGGCGCTGATCGCCGTCGTCGCCGTCGTCGCCGCCGCCCTCGCCGGCTGGCGGTCGCGCCTGCCGACGGCCCGGCAGTGGTTGCCGCCGGCCGTCGGGATCGCGGTCGCCGGCGTGCTCGCCGTCCTCGCCTGGCAGCAGAGCGCGCTCTACGGCGACGGCGTCACGTTGTACGAGGACACGCTGCGCAAGAACCCCGACGCCTGGGCGGCCCACAACAACCTCGGCAGCCTGCTGTTCGACGCCGGGCGCCTGGCCGAGGCCGAGGCGCACTTCCGCCGCGCCCTCGACCTGAATCCGAATTACGCGGAGGCGCACGACAACCTCGCCAACGTCCTGCAGCGCACCGAGCGCAACGCCGACGCCATCGCGCACTACCAGCGCGCGCTGGCGATCCGCCCCGCCTATCCGCTGGCGCACAACAACCTCGCGGTGGCCCTGATCGGCACCGGCGATCTCGACGGCGCGATCGAGCACTTCCAGCGCGCGCTGGCCCTCAAGCCCGACTATCAGAGCGCCCGCGACAACCTGGCGCTGGCGCAGGCGCTGAAACAGGCCGCCGAGAGCGGCCAGCCCGCGCCCGTTCCGGGCGCCGTCCCGTGA
- a CDS encoding SDR family NAD(P)-dependent oxidoreductase, whose product MAKLCDGRVCIVTGAGRGIGREYALMLAAHGAKVVVNDLGGSRDGTGASLGPAEEVVQAIAQGGGEAIANGDDVSDFAGAQRMIEAAVARFGRLDVLINNAGILRDRMLVNMAEAEWDAVIKVHLKGTFAPAHHAAAHWRELVKQGQKVDARIINTTSVSGIYGNAGQTNYGAAKAGIAAFTIIAARELRRYGITVNAIAPGALTRMTEDLGMGQMDEAAKARMHPRWIAPIVTWLASAESAAISGRVFEASGAVLAVAEGWHRGPTVEPVDDPTRIGPLVETLMRSARKNAGMDGKDLD is encoded by the coding sequence ATGGCCAAGCTGTGTGACGGACGGGTGTGCATCGTCACCGGTGCCGGGCGCGGGATCGGCAGGGAGTACGCGCTGATGCTGGCGGCGCACGGGGCGAAGGTGGTGGTCAACGATCTCGGCGGCTCGCGCGACGGCACCGGCGCCTCGCTCGGCCCGGCCGAGGAGGTGGTGCAGGCGATCGCGCAGGGCGGCGGCGAGGCGATCGCCAACGGCGACGACGTCAGCGACTTCGCCGGCGCCCAGCGGATGATCGAGGCCGCCGTCGCCCGCTTCGGCCGGCTCGACGTGCTGATCAACAACGCCGGCATCCTGCGCGACCGCATGCTGGTGAACATGGCCGAGGCCGAGTGGGACGCGGTGATCAAGGTGCACCTGAAGGGCACCTTCGCGCCCGCCCACCACGCCGCCGCGCACTGGCGCGAGCTGGTGAAGCAGGGGCAGAAGGTCGACGCCCGCATCATCAACACCACCTCGGTGTCGGGCATCTACGGCAACGCCGGCCAGACCAACTACGGCGCCGCCAAGGCGGGCATCGCGGCGTTCACGATCATCGCCGCGCGCGAGCTGCGCCGCTACGGCATCACGGTCAACGCCATCGCCCCCGGCGCGCTCACCCGCATGACCGAGGATCTCGGCATGGGGCAGATGGACGAGGCGGCGAAGGCGCGCATGCACCCGCGCTGGATCGCGCCGATCGTCACCTGGCTCGCCAGCGCCGAGTCGGCGGCCATCAGCGGCCGCGTCTTCGAGGCCTCCGGCGCCGTGCTGGCGGTCGCCGAGGGCTGGCACCGCGGCCCGACGGTCGAGCCGGTCGACGACCCGACGAGGATCGGGCCACTGGTCGAGACGCTGATGCGCAGCGCCCGCAAGAACGCCGGCATGGACGGCAAGGACCTCGACTGA
- a CDS encoding LLM class F420-dependent oxidoreductase: MKLGLQLGYWQAHPTPGCVELAQEAERLGYDSVWTAEAWGSDCFSPLCWIGAHTTRIKLGTSVCQLSARTPAATAMHALTIDHLSNGRMILGLGVSGPQVVEGWYGVPFAKPLARTREYISILRKIWKREEPVTNDGPHYPLPYHGPNAWGLGKPLRSITHPLRPDIPVFLGAEGPKNVAMATEICDGWLPLYYSPFRPQVYAESLAGMKPGFEIAQFLTVNVTDDIEAGLNPVKAMLGFYIGGMGAKKRNFHKELMGRMGFADEAEKIQELFMAGDRWAAVAAVPSQFADEISLVGPIERIRERLAEWKKTPITTLLLANRDVETLRLMAELCL; encoded by the coding sequence GTGAAGCTCGGACTACAACTCGGCTACTGGCAGGCGCACCCCACTCCCGGCTGCGTCGAGCTGGCGCAGGAAGCGGAGCGGTTGGGCTACGACTCGGTCTGGACGGCCGAGGCGTGGGGCTCGGATTGCTTCTCGCCGCTGTGCTGGATCGGCGCCCACACGACGCGCATCAAGCTCGGCACCTCGGTGTGCCAGCTCTCGGCGCGCACCCCGGCGGCGACGGCGATGCACGCGCTCACCATCGACCACCTGTCGAACGGCCGGATGATCCTCGGCCTCGGCGTCTCCGGCCCGCAGGTGGTCGAGGGCTGGTACGGCGTGCCGTTCGCCAAGCCGCTGGCGCGGACGCGCGAGTACATCTCCATCCTGCGCAAGATCTGGAAGCGCGAGGAACCGGTCACCAACGACGGCCCGCACTACCCGCTGCCCTACCACGGCCCAAACGCCTGGGGCCTCGGCAAGCCGTTGCGCAGCATCACCCATCCGCTGCGCCCCGACATCCCCGTCTTCCTCGGCGCCGAGGGGCCGAAGAACGTCGCCATGGCGACCGAGATCTGCGACGGCTGGCTGCCGCTCTACTACTCGCCGTTCCGACCGCAGGTGTACGCCGAGTCGCTGGCCGGCATGAAGCCGGGCTTCGAGATCGCCCAGTTCCTCACCGTCAACGTCACCGACGACATCGAGGCCGGGCTCAACCCGGTGAAGGCGATGCTCGGCTTCTACATCGGCGGCATGGGCGCCAAGAAGCGCAACTTTCACAAGGAGCTGATGGGCCGCATGGGCTTCGCCGACGAGGCCGAGAAGATCCAGGAGCTGTTCATGGCCGGCGACCGCTGGGCGGCGGTCGCCGCCGTGCCCAGCCAGTTCGCCGACGAGATCTCCCTCGTCGGCCCGATCGAGCGCATCCGGGAGCGGCTCGCCGAGTGGAAGAAGACGCCGATCACGACCCTGCTGCTGGCCAATCGCGACGTCGAGACGCTGCGGCTCATGGCGGAGCTCTGCTTGTGA
- a CDS encoding type II toxin-antitoxin system VapC family toxin: protein MSLVVDASLLVAATTDSGPEGTWAEEMLLAGGIVAPHLVLVEATNILRRLERAQELSLLEATAAHRDLVRLAIDLLPFEPFAERVWELRANVTIYDAWYVAIAEAFDLPLATLDARLVRATGPRCRFLTC, encoded by the coding sequence ATGAGCCTGGTCGTCGATGCCTCGTTGCTCGTCGCCGCCACGACCGACAGCGGTCCGGAGGGCACGTGGGCGGAGGAGATGCTCCTGGCGGGCGGGATCGTCGCTCCGCATCTCGTATTGGTGGAAGCGACGAACATCCTGCGCCGCCTCGAGCGCGCGCAGGAGTTGAGCCTCCTGGAGGCGACCGCCGCCCACCGAGATCTGGTGCGACTCGCCATCGATCTCCTTCCGTTCGAGCCGTTTGCCGAACGGGTCTGGGAGTTGCGCGCGAACGTCACCATCTACGATGCGTGGTACGTGGCCATCGCCGAAGCGTTCGATCTTCCCCTGGCCACGCTCGACGCCCGGTTGGTCCGAGCGACCGGCCCGCGCTGTCGATTTCTCACCTGCTGA
- a CDS encoding EthD domain-containing protein, whose translation MEKIVYLTWKRDGDAIEGFRDRLVGDVAQQLLAGGVSRLIVNVSDLREQVGRGTSQYLGEGKTIAASVSVWVDSIDRRGELEEALRGIAARVDGYLVTESMPLRCPDRDWPDGTRSPGVTLWTAFPKPERISDEVFYERWHGHHTPLSFEIHPLWEYTRNAVARVLTPGAPPHRAIVEERFRTLEDLLDPNRFFGAPENIQRVLDDIATFSDFESINTAPMSEWILKS comes from the coding sequence ATGGAGAAGATCGTCTATCTGACGTGGAAGCGGGACGGCGACGCGATCGAGGGGTTTCGCGATCGGCTCGTCGGCGACGTCGCGCAGCAGTTGCTCGCCGGTGGGGTGTCGCGGCTCATCGTCAATGTGTCCGACCTGCGTGAGCAGGTGGGACGAGGGACATCGCAGTACCTGGGCGAGGGGAAGACGATCGCGGCCTCGGTGTCGGTGTGGGTCGATTCGATCGATCGCCGCGGCGAGCTCGAGGAGGCGCTGCGCGGCATCGCCGCGCGGGTGGACGGCTACCTCGTCACCGAGTCGATGCCGCTGCGCTGTCCGGACCGCGACTGGCCGGACGGGACGCGCAGCCCCGGCGTCACGCTGTGGACCGCCTTCCCGAAGCCGGAGCGGATCAGCGACGAGGTCTTCTACGAGCGCTGGCACGGCCACCACACGCCGCTGTCGTTCGAGATCCATCCGTTGTGGGAGTACACCCGCAACGCGGTGGCGCGGGTGTTGACGCCCGGCGCGCCGCCCCATCGCGCCATCGTCGAGGAGCGCTTCCGCACCCTCGAGGACCTGCTCGACCCCAACCGCTTCTTCGGCGCGCCGGAAAACATTCAGCGCGTGCTCGACGACATCGCCACCTTCAGCGACTTCGAATCGATCAACACCGCCCCCATGAGCGAGTGGATCCTGAAGAGCTGA
- a CDS encoding AAA family ATPase, whose translation MKCDGCGRDNPASARFCSECGSRLAARCPGCGAAVLDTARFCDQCGARIGAVGAETRRPMLPEAEPRSVGERRQLTLLFCDLVGSTELAARLDAEEWHEIGGAYQRAASQAVTRYGGHVAKYLGDGLVVYFGYPQAHEDDAERAVRGGLAIVEAVASLNGQLQGRSALALSVRVGLHTGAVVVGAGGGEELEVFGEAPNLAARLQGVAAPDTVVISSATLRLVRGVFDTEDLGPQTLKGIPQPVQAFRVIQPSSVSSRWEVRGARLGPLLGRGQDIAVLRRAGEASSAGAGGAVIISGEAGVGKSRLVHGLRESLRGEQQSWLWLESRCAPFTQQSAFQPAIELLEQALGFAPADTAADRLAKLRAGLDAVALGTEETVAPLAALLSIPLPDEHPIALLPRGLRRERTLEAMVRWIVALSRLQPVVVVVEDLHWCDPSSLELLERLIAQSSRDRVLVLLTVRAEAGLDWAPPSAETISLRRLESADAHALIMGLAGDTAFPAEVAEAIVARADGVPLWIEELTKSVLESSVADETRAGSRRDADQPTVPMTLQDSLMARLDRLNTAKQVAQVAAALGREFSYALLEAVATHPPAELRGGLARLMEAELLFRSDASAEEAYVFKHALIQETAYQSMLKNTRRDLHRRIATALEARFPDRAVREPEVVGRHWEAAAEPNGAVRHYELAAGQAVIRSAHEEAIAHLRRALELLETLPPTPDRSQRELTLQLALGNSLMSARSLSSDEARLAYERANALCDHAADDWQRAPSAWGLSVIHTAAGQLQRGIEFAERLLEIAERTGEDIHFLSAHEEFAVPKYYRGEFASSLRHAEAGVQIYDTRYDHARSEALAWIYPTEPGVPVRIYCAMNLWQLGFPDQAAVRAREAVELARRRGHPFSLGFAIAFGACVQWMRGDFEAQAEAADEVVRIAERHRFPLWLGLGNMLSAVPLLKRGQTAEGTTRMLTGMDVATRLGGQAGAPVFQAMLAEVFRANGRIDRAVETLEMATALAAHLGQHFWDAELHRLRGEYRLSGADPSSLAMQTAEEAAEEHFRSAVAIAAGQGAKSQELRAATSLARLLRRRGKREAALAALSPVYSWFGEGFSTADLAEARSLLDDLRASD comes from the coding sequence ATGAAGTGCGATGGCTGCGGACGGGACAACCCGGCCAGTGCTCGGTTCTGTAGCGAGTGTGGCAGTCGGCTCGCCGCGCGCTGTCCCGGATGCGGTGCCGCGGTTCTCGACACCGCGAGGTTCTGCGACCAGTGCGGCGCCCGCATCGGCGCGGTCGGCGCCGAGACGCGACGGCCGATGCTCCCGGAGGCGGAGCCTCGGAGCGTCGGCGAGCGGCGCCAACTGACGCTCCTCTTCTGCGACCTCGTCGGCTCGACCGAATTGGCGGCGCGGCTCGACGCGGAGGAGTGGCACGAGATCGGCGGCGCCTATCAGCGCGCCGCCAGCCAAGCGGTGACGCGCTACGGCGGTCACGTCGCCAAGTATCTCGGCGACGGCCTGGTCGTCTACTTCGGCTACCCGCAGGCGCACGAAGACGACGCCGAGCGCGCCGTCCGCGGCGGCCTCGCGATCGTCGAAGCCGTCGCCTCGCTCAATGGACAACTCCAGGGCAGGAGCGCCCTTGCTCTCTCGGTTCGGGTCGGTCTGCATACCGGCGCGGTCGTCGTGGGAGCCGGGGGCGGGGAGGAGCTCGAGGTGTTCGGCGAGGCGCCGAATCTCGCGGCTCGGCTTCAGGGTGTCGCGGCGCCCGACACCGTGGTCATCAGCTCCGCCACGCTGCGCCTGGTGCGCGGCGTCTTCGACACCGAGGATCTGGGACCGCAGACGTTGAAGGGAATTCCGCAACCGGTGCAGGCCTTCCGCGTCATCCAGCCGAGCAGCGTGAGCAGCCGCTGGGAAGTGCGCGGCGCACGCCTCGGGCCCTTGCTCGGGCGAGGCCAGGACATCGCCGTCCTCCGGCGCGCCGGCGAGGCGAGCTCCGCCGGCGCCGGCGGCGCCGTGATCATCTCGGGTGAAGCCGGCGTCGGCAAGTCTCGCTTGGTCCACGGCCTGCGGGAGAGCTTGCGGGGCGAGCAGCAGTCGTGGCTCTGGCTCGAGAGCCGCTGCGCTCCGTTCACGCAGCAGAGCGCGTTTCAGCCCGCGATCGAGTTGCTCGAACAGGCCCTCGGCTTCGCGCCGGCGGACACCGCCGCGGACAGGCTCGCCAAACTGCGGGCGGGCCTCGACGCCGTCGCGCTCGGCACCGAAGAGACAGTCGCTCCGTTGGCCGCGCTGCTCTCCATTCCCTTGCCCGACGAGCATCCGATCGCCCTCCTGCCGCGCGGGCTGCGACGCGAGAGGACGCTCGAGGCGATGGTCCGCTGGATCGTCGCCCTCAGCCGGTTGCAACCGGTGGTGGTCGTGGTCGAAGACCTCCACTGGTGCGATCCCTCCTCGCTCGAGCTGCTGGAGCGACTGATCGCTCAGAGCTCGCGCGACCGCGTCCTCGTTCTGCTCACCGTGCGCGCCGAAGCGGGGTTGGATTGGGCTCCGCCTTCGGCGGAGACGATCTCTTTGCGTCGGCTCGAGAGCGCCGATGCCCACGCGCTCATCATGGGGCTCGCCGGCGATACGGCCTTTCCCGCCGAGGTCGCCGAGGCGATCGTCGCACGGGCCGACGGCGTGCCGCTGTGGATCGAGGAGCTGACCAAGTCCGTGCTCGAGTCGAGCGTGGCGGACGAGACCCGCGCCGGATCTCGGCGCGACGCGGACCAGCCGACGGTGCCGATGACCTTGCAGGACTCGCTCATGGCCCGCCTCGACCGGCTGAACACCGCGAAGCAGGTGGCGCAGGTGGCGGCGGCGCTGGGGCGCGAGTTCTCGTATGCCCTGCTCGAGGCGGTGGCGACGCATCCGCCGGCCGAGCTGCGGGGCGGCCTCGCTCGCCTCATGGAGGCGGAGCTTCTGTTCCGCAGCGACGCGTCGGCCGAGGAAGCCTACGTCTTCAAGCACGCCCTGATCCAGGAGACGGCGTACCAGTCGATGCTGAAGAACACGCGTCGTGATCTGCATCGCCGCATCGCGACGGCGCTCGAGGCGCGCTTCCCGGATCGCGCCGTGCGCGAGCCCGAGGTCGTCGGCCGTCACTGGGAGGCCGCCGCAGAGCCGAACGGCGCCGTGCGACACTACGAGCTGGCCGCCGGCCAGGCCGTGATCCGGTCGGCTCACGAGGAGGCCATTGCGCACCTGCGCCGTGCCCTCGAGCTGCTGGAGACGCTGCCGCCGACTCCGGATCGTTCGCAGCGAGAGCTGACTCTGCAACTCGCTCTCGGCAATTCCCTCATGTCGGCGCGGAGCTTGTCGAGCGACGAGGCGCGCCTTGCCTACGAGCGGGCCAACGCGCTCTGCGACCACGCCGCCGACGACTGGCAACGCGCCCCGAGCGCCTGGGGTCTGTCGGTGATCCACACGGCAGCCGGGCAACTACAGCGGGGCATCGAGTTCGCCGAGCGGCTGCTCGAGATCGCCGAGCGAACGGGCGAGGACATCCACTTCCTCAGCGCGCACGAAGAGTTCGCCGTCCCGAAGTACTACCGCGGCGAGTTCGCCTCGTCGCTGCGGCACGCGGAGGCCGGGGTGCAGATCTACGACACGCGCTACGACCACGCCCGCAGCGAGGCGCTCGCCTGGATCTATCCCACCGAGCCCGGGGTGCCGGTGCGAATCTACTGCGCCATGAATCTGTGGCAGCTTGGATTCCCCGACCAGGCGGCCGTGCGCGCGCGCGAAGCCGTCGAGCTGGCGCGGCGTCGCGGGCATCCCTTCAGCCTGGGCTTCGCGATCGCTTTCGGCGCCTGCGTCCAGTGGATGCGGGGGGACTTCGAGGCGCAGGCCGAGGCGGCCGACGAGGTCGTCCGCATCGCCGAGAGGCATCGGTTTCCGCTGTGGCTCGGGCTGGGAAACATGCTCTCCGCAGTTCCGCTTCTGAAGCGAGGCCAGACCGCGGAGGGGACGACGCGGATGCTCACCGGCATGGACGTGGCGACGCGGCTCGGCGGGCAGGCCGGCGCCCCCGTTTTTCAGGCGATGCTGGCCGAGGTCTTCCGGGCCAATGGGAGGATCGACCGGGCCGTCGAGACGCTGGAGATGGCCACCGCCCTCGCGGCGCATCTGGGGCAGCACTTCTGGGACGCCGAGCTGCATCGCTTGCGGGGAGAGTATCGCCTCTCCGGCGCCGACCCTTCGTCGCTCGCGATGCAGACCGCGGAGGAGGCGGCGGAGGAGCACTTCCGCAGCGCCGTCGCCATCGCCGCCGGACAGGGCGCGAAGTCGCAGGAGCTGAGAGCGGCGACGAGCCTGGCGCGGCTCCTGCGCCGCCGGGGCAAGCGGGAAGCCGCCCTCGCCGCGCTCTCGCCGGTCTACTCCTGGTTCGGCGAAGGCTTCTCCACCGCCGACCTCGCCGAGGCCCGCTCCCTGTTGGACGATCTGCGCGCCTCGGACTGA